The Martelella endophytica genome contains the following window.
AGGCGCTGCCGAACAATGCCTCGCCCTACTATTCGCTGCCGGCCTTCCTTGTGCGCGAGGGCAATCCGAAGGGCATCAAGGACTGGAACGATCTTGTCCGTGACGACGTCCAGCTTGTCTTCCCGAACCCCAAGACCTCTGGCAATGCGCGCTACACCTATCTGGCCGCCTATGCCTATGCGCTGGAACAGAACGGTGGCGATGAGGCAAAGGCCCAGGAATTCGTGGGCAAGCTGCTCAAGAACGTCGCCGTCTTCGATACCGGCGGCCGTGGCGCCACCACCACCTTTGTCGAGCGTGGCATCGGCGATGTGCTGATCACCTTCGAGGCGGAAGTCGAGAACATCCGCAAGGAATATGGCGAAGACGAGTATTCGCGCGTCGTGCCGTCGATGTCGCTGCTCGCCGAATTCCCGGTCGCGGTGGTCGACAAGGTCGCCGAGGAGCGCGGCACGGAAGAAATTTCCAAGGCCTATCTCGAATATCTCTACAGCGAGCCCGGCCAGGAAATCATCGCCTCGTTCAACAACCGCGTTCATAACCCGGAAGTCGTCGCCAAATACGCCGACAAGTTCCCGGAAGTTAAGCTCGTGACCGTCGAGGATGTGTTCGGCGGCTGGGAACAGGCCAACGAGACCCACTTCGCCGATGGCGGCGTGCTCGATCAGCTGCTGGCGCGGTAACCAGGCCGCTTGCGCCCACCGATCTCCCCCGTGAGGGGGAGATGCCCCGACAGGGGCAGAGAAGGGGGCCGCGACAACCGCGAATTCTGAACTGGCTGGAGAGGGTTCAACCCTCTCTGTCGCTGTCGCGACATCTCTCCCTCAAGGGGAGAGATTGAAGGGAGCAAGCGTCATCGCTTCGCTCCTCTTGCCGTTTCCGCC
Protein-coding sequences here:
- the cysP gene encoding thiosulfate ABC transporter substrate-binding protein CysP — translated: MRKILAAALSAALLFAAGAPARAQEPVEILNVSYDIARELYATINPAFAEYWKDQTGQDVTIKQSHAGSSKQARAIMQGLKADLVTFNQVLDVQVLADNGFVAEDWQQALPNNASPYYSLPAFLVREGNPKGIKDWNDLVRDDVQLVFPNPKTSGNARYTYLAAYAYALEQNGGDEAKAQEFVGKLLKNVAVFDTGGRGATTTFVERGIGDVLITFEAEVENIRKEYGEDEYSRVVPSMSLLAEFPVAVVDKVAEERGTEEISKAYLEYLYSEPGQEIIASFNNRVHNPEVVAKYADKFPEVKLVTVEDVFGGWEQANETHFADGGVLDQLLAR